Within Populus trichocarpa isolate Nisqually-1 chromosome 6, P.trichocarpa_v4.1, whole genome shotgun sequence, the genomic segment GTCATCAGGGAAAAAACATTTTAGGCGCCGTGCTAGCCGTCTCCCTACTTGCCTCTCATAATTTGAAATGAGACTACCAGGCATATTTTATGCACGATGCAGATGCAGTGTCCCTATGTATTTCTATGCTGGTTTCTGGGTTGTCTTGGACTCCATAGATTGATGCATCAAATGCCCTTCTGATCTAATCTGACCCTTGAAATTGGAAACTGTAAAATTCCTTGGCGAAATAAGCTCCGATTGGGTGACTTTTGAGGCATCCTTTAACCGCTTTGCACACACAAGGTAGAGgataaacagaaaaaatgaaGTGAAAAGCAAGAGTAGAACTAGCATCATAATCTCACCGTGGACAGCAAAGTTACGGTCACCGGATACAAGAAGCTCATCGTTTTGAATATTATCATCAGGGGCCAATGTAACTGATGGTAAATCACTAACATTAGCCATAGAAATGACTGGTGACTTGTTTCTTGATAGCTAGCTCAAAGTTGCAAAGGTCGGCTAGAGAAAGGTTCCAGTGTTTCAATTTACTTGGATGGTGCCAACAAAACGAGGAGTTACTTGTTATGGGTTCGATGGTGACAACAGGATTGAGCCgccagtaatttttttttatatataaatgtgctccttcaaaaatatttttaaaaaatttaaaaattatcaaattattttttatattataatatcgttgtgatatgttgatattaaaataatttttttaaaaaaaatatttaaatatatttttaaattaaaaatattttaaaaataatcattaccacTACAGCAGTAAAAAACgagatattaaatttttcttgaaccgtagatAAGCATCTTCTCTCAATCACATAATTAAATGGTCATTATGGAAAGAAGACAATGAGCAGGTCTTTTTCATGTTTGGCAAAGCTTAATTATTTGTCATTTCAACAAAGAATTACGCAAGATTTGGatgtcctttgtttttttcaataaaatgcGAGTCGAAGAATGCCCCACTCCTTCGAAATTAAGCTTGCTTTGTCGTTCTCAAGAATTGATACAAGAAATTGTCCATTCTGTGTTTTTCCAATCCCTGATTTCGCAAGATCCCTTGTTCTCCTTTCAAGTTACTTATCCTTATCTAGTCAAATAGTAAGCCCAAGGCTCCATTTTCTATGAACCCAAAccatttgattgaaaaaaatagtgcATTAAGCTGTTCACAAGGGCCGGCTTCATCCCTCTCTCGCAGGAATCTCGGATATGGAAACCTCTTACAGAGCCGCCAGCTCCGACTATCATCCATGTATGGAGAAGAGCAATGGATTGAGGTGTCCCAGAAAGAATTACAAGAGATGCACCAAAAATGAACCTTCTCCTACAATAGAGTTTAAGCCACCATTAACACATGAAACATTCTAAAACTCTACACTTGGACTGCTTTTGCCATAGCTTGTAGCATCACATGTTTACAGAAGAGCTTAAACCACCATTAATCAATGAAGGAATGGGCAACGTTAATATACCTCATTGATTGAAAATTCGCATCTGTTAATAAAAGGGAGGAAACCCTCGATAAAAAGGAGGGATATCAGAAAAATGCATGATAAAATAGCTTCACACAAATATCTATATCCTCCTATGATATAAAAAGGATCTAATCTAAATTGGATATCTTTATTACaacaaatctagaaaaaatgAACTCTAGatttgcaaaacaaaacaaaagagcaAGAGGTAGAGaaggaaaaattattaaaaattaagttgtgTATTTTCTTATCTGGAAACTTaagttttaacttattttcataaacaaaaaaaacacctgAAAACACTCTTATACCTCAAGAAATTAATTCCGTAACTCAAAAGTCcctcaaggttgttaaaaaatacaaaatcaaatcataaaaaaatctctccAAACccttatctattttttcaagttatatGAAGTCAAAGAATACATTAACAACACTCGTCTCGTCAAGAGTCTTTGATATCATATACAACTATTTTTGTCAATAGAATCAGAACAACCGATCTTTTTCTCTACccttttaatgttttctaagaatttcttttctcctctctcatacgtagagagaaaaatataaataaaatgaagttttaaactaaatcgtgtaattttcaaactaaaaggattaaaatagaaattaaactagataCTAagactaatttatttttttaaagatgatgtcaacactaatttttttcataaaaaaagacaattgcTATTTtaccaaacttttaattttgatccattcatttttaattttttgcaaacaataaaattaattttttttaaaatcaagaacTCATCTAATATTGAAAAGTTTTTGAAGACcacaataacctaaaaaaacaataagaaataaattatcaagccaaatcatgaataaatataacataaaaagatgaaattaaaaaaatagatgaccaaagtgaaaaacaaagtaaggatcaagaaagaaattgttttttttttttaataaagggcTACCATTTCACCTTACAttcaatttcaatccttttatttttatttttttgcaaattattaaaccaatgttttttttagcaaaatcaagaatcaacttaatgtttataattttttttgacaccATGAAAAGCCAAAAGAAagctataaaaaacaaattatgaaattcattcATCAATCATGAAAatgtgaaaaaagaaattaaaaacaaatcaataactagagtaaaaacaaaattgaaaggaataaaaataaaaaaaagtatgcgAAATAATAGTGTTTTCACTCCCAATCTATAGTAAAacattaagtttttcttttaatttatcaaaaaaacatatatatcgATCATAgtcataatattatatattataaatttcagTTAACTCTACCTCCACCTTCTTCTTACACTCTTTTATCCTCTTCATATTTGTTTCATTCCGTTTCAACTTCTCTTTATACTCAATTGATGACAAGATGCTTCATATTGTCCTCCTCACAATCACATTCTTGCAGCCCACATAAAGTATGCTTCTCTCCCCTTcattatcaattcaatttcttctttgtATCCACCATTTTGAGTAGCGTTTAGCTTGCTCGATGAGCTTGGCAAAGTAGACAAAGTTTTCATGATCTTTTAATGAATCTATGGCTATTGTTGATCTCTCTCCTAATTTTAGATatcaaaatcaatcacaaaatcaaattcGGATGACTATTTCAAAAAGCtatgaattttttagatttctttatctttttcttatagAAAATCACACACAAACATAATATATTTCTCTCAAGATATCAAAGAGAGAATGATGtgttatgtttgtttatttttttatttttctctacgGATGATACAAAAGACTTTAAAAAAACCAGACAATAATAGAGGAAAATCAGGGGTCTCAAGGATTTCAAAAACCTGACATTGATACCatgttttcaaaatagaaagaaaatactctcttgattttcttattgaaagAATGAGAAAGGTATAGTATACATACAATACTAATTAAGCTAGCTTAAgaactaattatatataaaaaaatagggaaataataattaaaagaaatggcTCTAAATTTGGAAACCATACAACCTATAAAATCTCCAAGAAATCGCAATATTCAAGAAAGTCAAGATTCTTATTTACCTTCAGTAGCTTTTGTAGAAAGTTCAAAGCACGCGGTTCATAACTGCTGCAGTTATTATTCGACTTGAAATGCAGTGCACAGAGAGCCTCATCACAGAGATGTCCTGTCCTTCGACTCTTGTCATTTTAGTCATAAAGTCTTGTGGGCTAATTAATATCTGCTACAATTTGCAAGAGGTTACTGTGCCTGTACAATATAGTGTTGGGAAACaaaattatggaaaataatGTGATCAATGAGTaatgttttgtttgcttttagGTCATCTTGCTACTCCTTGAAACATTCTTTATACGTAGCAGTGGACTGCAAGTCCTTCCACTTCAAAGAttgatgagaaagaaaagaaaccataGCTTTAGATCAGAAAGTCGAAGGAAAATAAACCTGCAGAATTCATTAAATCATGAAATCCGTTGGCCCCAGAAGCTCATTTTATACAAGCTAAAATGATTATAAGCTAATAGCATTAATAGTATTCCTTGTCCCTGTCAAGTTCATTTGTAATTCGAAAAGGATagggaaaatacaaaaatcttaaaCATTAAAATTGATGGTCATTTGTCTTTTAGGAAAGCATGGATATGAATTTAATTAAGGGCATTGTTGTCGGTTTACCATCGTCAAAATTACCACCCTTTTATAAGTTGACACACTGTGGAAAAGCATCTATATATGTGCTATGCTTACAAAAATGGCTTCTGGGAAACTAGTATTCTCTTTCATCATTACTCTCCTGTTGATCTTCCTTCTACCTCCATCTCATGCTGCTTCTCATTCAGATCCTAGTGATATCAAGGATTCATCATCTATCAATCGTCAAAAGGTTAACCTCTCGGTTTATTATGAAGCTTTATGCCCATCCTGTGCAAACTTCATTGTCCAAAGTCTTGCTAGGGTCTTCAACGATGATCTTATCAACATCATCAATCTCAGGATGGTACCATGGGGTAATGCTCATGTCAACAAAACTGACAGCACCATCATCTGTCAGGTGACATCCATCTTCTACATCTTCATTTGCTTTTGAAATGTCATCTGCCCTCACCGcgcacacacgcacacacacacacacacacaaagagcCAAAAGCTGCTAGATCATCCACTAAAAACGAGGgctcattttctcttttttcagtGTTAAGTATCTGATCTTGTCGAGTCTATAATTAGCAAAGAATACTCTCTTAACTCTGTATTAGCTATGATCTTTTAAGTTTTCgattgtgtgttttttaattatctgCTTTAGGCCTTCATATTGTTCCACTGAAGAACGGCAACCGGTAATTCCAGGCTAGCTAATGTCAGAGTGATATTGACAAAGATGTGCCTCTACCATACAAATTTTCAACTCTCTTCTTTTCTAGTAgagtatttagtttttttttttttttttgtcttatgcAACTATGAATTTTCCAAAATTTGCAGAATGGTCTTGATGAATGTGTTCTGAATACAATACAAGCCTGCGCCATCAATGTCTGGCATGATGTGGTAGGACGTCCTTTTTATTCTTCCATAAGCTATAATCACCGTATGCATATATTCATATTAACTAGAAGCAAAATTATTGCCAtgtgtttttataataaattattttaatatagacTTATTCATCGATATATTCTGTAATGCAGAACAAATATTATGCACTGATTTACTGCATTGAGTTCCTCACTATTGAGGGAAGGCATTCAAATTGGCAGTCTTGTTTCAGCTCACTTGGATTGCCTGAAAAACCTATTTTGGATTGTTACAACAATGGAACGGGAGCGAAGGTAGCACCAAATACTTTTTAACTTTCTGATTTCCCAATTCTAACATTTCTTCTGTAGTATTCCGTAATTCGACACTATCAATTGTTCTTTGCTTTGATTATACCTTAACATTTGAAGCAAATTCACATGCAGCTTCAAGCTCTATATGGTTATGAAACTGCACATCTTAGTCCGCCTCAGACGTTTGTGCCTTGGGTTGTCGTGGATAGTAAACAACTCGGAAATGTTAGTCCCTAATCCTtggtttctatctttttttctcGTGTGCTAGTGATAACCGTACTTTCAATGCAGGACTATGAAAAATTTACCACCTACATCTGCAATGCATACAAAAGCAATGTCATACCAAATGCCTGCAAATCACTTCCACCGAATAATGTCAGCTCAAGTAAGGAGGAAGATCCTATCCATCCAGTTTGCTACCGAGGTGAAGCTAAGAACTTGACATCTCTGGGACCAATAAAGAGAACTTGACATCTCTAGGCTAGAACACTTTCCTAGCTTATACCGAATGGTGCTTATTGAAATGTTGCAGTTTTCAATGCCTGAGTTTTGCAATGTTGGACTGTTGGCTCTTTTTATGTCACATTAATCTGGCATTGGCAATCATTCTGATTGTGAGCTCCAAAACCAGCATTGACACGGATGGCCTGACCACAGTAATTTACAGTGTAAAGGGGAGAAATTTGGATAAGATGTTATAAATCTGATGGTGTTAGTGTccattattcaatcaatttactCAATCCTTTTATTCTGATAGTGCAAATCTAGGCCTAGAGGGGCATTTAGGAGTGTTAGCTGCCTTAAACTTGGCCTGTTAACCCCTCAACCTTTTCCTAAAAGCTCTGTAGGACTCTGAAGATGATTATAGAAACAGAAAAGGGAATCAAGTTCCCACTGAAATACAGCTTCAGCTCCAAGCTTTATAATCTCATACCGTGATTATGTCATTCTAACATTATTCCGTTTTCAAACTCTACTGCTTATTTCTGTAACATAATTATAGATCAAGAAAATGACCTGTATAAACCTTACCTCCAAAAATTCATCATTAGTGGCAGTAAATATTTTCTGAAGTTTGCGGTCACAATTCACACTACGCCAGCACCAATGATTAAATACTTCACAGCATTCCAGGTTGGAATCACTTTACCTTAAACATCTTTCTTCTCTCCCGCAAAGATATGATTTTACGGATAGACTTAATGTTGAAAGGAACAATTTCCAGGATCTGGCAGTCATATTAGAGGATAATTTACATGTTCCTGGTGTCATCACAAATTTATCATCTTCTTAAATGGGTCAGACATTGAGCTTCATAAAGTTCATCCAGCTAATTTATGTATCGAAGTACAAGAAAGTGGTTACCAAAATGGATGGAAGTTAGATTCCTTTGTCATGGTTCTTACATTAACATGGCAGGCCATCCTCTCAAAAAACTAAGGTTCCTGTGGAATAAATTTCAGGATATTTTGTTTGAGAGTCAATATTAGCCCAGAAAGGCTTTTCCTCTAAGTATTGTCATGGGGTTTGCATTAACATGTCAGGCCACTAACACAAGTAAAGGCAGCAGGTCTGGTATAGAAATGGCTTTTCTTCAATCACCATCCTTCATTGATCTCATTTCCTTGCTTTTCATGTTCATATCCTCATCACAATCATATCATATCCATTACAGTGAAAAGATTAATGCATCTATCTATTTGGAAACACTGTGCCCAGCTTCTGCTGATTTCATTGTAAATGAACAACGACACGCGTGCTCCTCAACAAGTCTCTCATCAGCATAGTCAACCTCAGGATGGTCCCCTGGGGAAATGCTCGAATCGCAGAGCCTAACCAAACCTTTATTTGCCAGGTACACCTCCATCTTCATTATATTCATCACCGGCCATCTACCATTTAaattctctgtttctttttttctttcttgtttaacTAAACATGCATACATTTTGGTTCTTTTAGTGCTTCCATTGTAATATTTATCACAATAAGTTTCTTTCTctgagtttattttaattatcactgCAACATTTTGCAGCATGGCCCTCATGAAATCTACTTCAACACGATACATGCCTGTGCCATCAAGTCCTATGGTTATTCTGTCCTGGtaaatatttcaagttttaatcactttataagataaaaaaaaaaataagaaaaagtacAAGAGAGATGAAAGAAGTGAGCTTTCTTTTCTAGCTATTTAAACGATTAGGGATGATATTTAAACTATAGAAAACTTTTAAACTATAGTGGTCAAGGTGTAAAATTACTGAATCTATAgggataaaaatgaattttaccCTAAAATCCCAATTCTGAGTTAAAAGTGggaaattttaaaccaaagtAAAAGAGAAGATCAAGGAAAGGAAGAGACCACGGCTAGAGCCGATAAAAGTGGGTTTTTACCATTGAAAGGGGGGGATAAATTAAACGAGAAGGAGAGAACTAGAAGAAAACAGACACTATATATAGTGGAGTGTTTCTTCAACCGATTTCAAGgaaaagagtttttattttttttctttatttttctttgatgtagtctagttttaattatacaatttaaattctagttttttttcttttttatgtagaatatttatctttgattttattgCTTACAACTTTCTGAATAATTATTGTTTGATCTGTTAAATCATAATGAGATAATAAGGTAATTTATGATTGAAAACTTTCAATATTAAACACCACTGAATTACATGATCATATGTTGATTACAGTATTTCAGTTCATTCTAATTAAAGATTTCTTGTTTTGTCATGGGTACGTGGAGTTCTAAGTTGTAACTTAATTAAATGCAGTTGAACAAATTGCTtagaccatgaatatatatatatatatatatatatatatatatatatatattaacgtgGGTATTCGGACTAGCATATGTATACCTCTATTAATTTTACGGATcttgaaattaacaattatataggTCTTTAATAGCCTTAAAATTTATAGAACTTAAAAcgataatctttaaaaaataaattcagaaccTGACTATTTAACTTATACCTTTTAGAATTACCATGAATATTTTCTTCTTGTCGTCGTTGCTGTATTGACATTACATGTCATATAGTGAGGTCCTGCACAAAACCCTCGTAAATATgaaagaatgagagaaaaagGTACAATAATTATAAGATGTAGTGCATTCTATTATCCATCACTCTAAAAGAACTTAAAAGTCATTATGTGATTTACTGTTTATATAAACAGTAAAACATCTTAAACCTTTTCAAGTCGGTTCATAACAATTCAGTGCCTTAAAGCATCTCCCAtggaagatattattttaaaaagataaatcaataaaatagcattttaaataatataaatatatttttttattatatatactctaatgaaaaaaaaactaattatattagagtggaataaataaatattttattttttttaatgattttgattttatttttttccacatggCTAATTTAATTGACTTATTCTTTTGTTGACCTCACTTTGTTAGTTTTAACTCTTTTGAGAGATACGTAGGAATAATATTTGTAGGAAAGAAAATgcattttagtattttgtttggttttcccCTTGAagcatgaaaaacaaacaaagaaaagctaaaaaattactttttttttttttttgctcttcatTTAATAGTTGATAGCTATGTTGGAGATGCTCTTAGCACAATTGAAAGTGCATGAGAAAAGCGACGAGGTCGCGTGTTTGAATCAGGTTGCTAgcattatttttcaacaaataacatgctatctaattttttttaataatagaaaacaatgggaaaaagaaaaagaaaaagtacaATAAGGCTAGGCATATAACTGACCTACTACTATGGTCACTAGGTCTGacccttttttatctttttctttttttttttttttgcactccaaaaaaaatattaccatgatatttaaatattattataaatttttatttgaattttaataaataaaaaattagttattatatatctgatagaaaaatattaatactaataataaattattcatgaaaaatcaattcaagTCTCCTTTTGTGCTTAAGAtctttaaatagattttaaacatAGATTTTAAACTCTAACTACAGCTCTGACCACCATTACGTCACTCTGATTACTTGAGTCACTGGCTGAAGATCTCTATCTAAACCTCCTCAAATGCTACAGACTCGTTCCCGAGTTAGATGTGTTAGGGTGGTGGTGCAGGTCCGTACATAAGTATCTCAGACCTATCCACGAGTTGAGGTAATATGGTCCTGGCCCCTGCACGGATGCTACAGACTCGTCTCGAGTTAGATGAGTTAGGGTGGCCCTCCAAACCCTTCCACAATCTGGAACGATTATTAGATATAGttacattatattttatgagaattataaaaatataaatatatgtaatcggtttaattttaataaaatattatgttatattGATCGTTTGTataattgtattaattataaCTGAAGTTATATGTTAGTTATGTGAATTATGTCTTAAGGTTGGAAAAACTAATTATAtgaattgtgaatttttttttcatttttttttttgtagagagTGAATGGTTGGAAAAATCacttcattaaatattttttaatcaagtcgGAGATATTATTTGCAAATCACTTGTCACATATGTTAAGTGCGACACAAGAGTCACAGGTAATTTATGTAATTCAAACAAGTATTATAGAACCCTAAGTAATTTTTGGGTTGTGCTATTttaccctctctcttttttgttttactatatTAGggttcattattattattatgtattgcttataccaaatttatttttgaaatggtttttGTCCAATAATGGGCCTAACCCTAAGTTGTGTATTGCCATATCCCGAACCGAGGGAAATATTATGGTTTCAAAATGACAAATATAAAGCCTAGCCTTGGCCCTTGGGATCTAGCCCAAAGTTTCTACGCGTTTCAGGGTTGTTAATTGCTCAACATTTTCTTGGTTAAGGTCACCGTCTAATGATGATGCTGATATTGACATGATACTTATCAATTATCATCAACATCatcgtaataataataatattaagtaATTTGATTATAAGACCGTGACAGCTGGACTAATTAAAAGCTAGAACAGTGTCATTGTAATGAttgcttttaaattatttttttataaattatattaaaataatatttttttatttttaaaatcaccatattaaaatgatctaaaaattaatttaaagtaaataaa encodes:
- the LOC7487332 gene encoding gamma-interferon-responsive lysosomal thiol protein; this encodes MLTKMASGKLVFSFIITLLLIFLLPPSHAASHSDPSDIKDSSSINRQKVNLSVYYEALCPSCANFIVQSLARVFNDDLINIINLRMVPWGNAHVNKTDSTIICQNGLDECVLNTIQACAINVWHDVNKYYALIYCIEFLTIEGRHSNWQSCFSSLGLPEKPILDCYNNGTGAKLQALYGYETAHLSPPQTFVPWVVVDSKQLGNDYEKFTTYICNAYKSNVIPNACKSLPPNNVSSSKEEDPIHPVCYRGEAKNLTSLGPIKRT